Within Brachyhypopomus gauderio isolate BG-103 chromosome 4, BGAUD_0.2, whole genome shotgun sequence, the genomic segment AGTGAAGAGGCAAAACCAGATAACAGATATCGTAATAATCTGACTTTAATCTGCCATTTTATTCTTAGATACACCAACCAATCTTTGCAAGCActgatgtatttttaaaaattattttaatgatCACGTTTCTAGTTTGAAGAGCTTTACATGAATGAACACACATCCACATGTGGGAGCATATATAAATTGGTCTTTTTCCTAATTTACTGTGCTGCTTCTGAAATATATAGATGGTAGGAAAACATACATagcttttaaatagttttaGTCAAAACAGAGGACCTTTGTTCCCATTATTTTGTCTAGTCTTGTGAAGCTTGGCAATACAATGAGGAGCAATGTACACCACTACATAAATCCCCAGGGATGAGTGTCCTTGCCAGGCTTGGGAATGAAACCTCACCATAGAAAGCAAACCCCTCTCATATCCTAAGAAAACAGCTGCTTGCCTGCGTCACTGACCACAGGAGATCTCTCATGCTCTGACAGCTTTAAGTCTGCACTGCACGCTAATGCTTCACCGCTGCACTACAACCAAGGCCAAGCTTACATAAACTCAAATAAGCCTTATGTTATGTTTGCAGAACTTCTTTGCTAATCGTTAGCCTTGATTTTCAGAAACACGTTTTCCCCTCTGCCAGTGTTTAGTCATAGCAAGATGCTGATGTGCCTCATAGTAGCTTTCATAATGTAGATTTATTTGTACTGTAGATATGTGCACCACTTCAATCCCTTAATGTATTGTTTTTGGTTGACTCACTCAAACTGGGTGTAGGGTTTTTCTAGCCGCTCTGTTGCTTAACAGACCATCCACCAAACACGATCATCCCCATTTCAACGTCCTGTCCGTCACCGATCCACTTGTGCTGGGGTGTCAAGTTCCTTGTGCTCAACCCGTCACCCTCTCCTTTTAAAGGATACTGTAGGGAGACTCGTGTGTAACAGGGTCAGGCTTTTAAAgatgggacagagaatgcaatGTGCCATTAGGATCACATCTAATAACCACTCCTAAGTCACAACTCGAGCGCGCCCTCCACGCCAACACAAAGCTGCTTTTAAGTGGTGCTGCGTGCATAGTCCTCGTAAAAGGTGGAACACAAAGAACTTGTGGGTGACGCCGGCCATTAAAAGGAATGAGCAGATGAGTGGATAAGTTCCAAAAGACAAGAGGCCAGGAGCTCTCCGGGCAGAGAGCGCACAGATTGCTTCACGAGCTGCGATCCATCACCTGAGAAAGCACTCGTGTCAAGCCTGCATGTAGGACACAGTTTCAGTGGGGCATTATTCAAGGTTATTTAAAGGCACCACATAAGTAGGTTGAGCGTCACATGTCGAAtaatgaaaaagagaaaaatagaaagaaaacgAGCAGAGATGAAGAGACTAGAATTTGTCCATTGGTATGATTTACTTGATGCTTGCCACATAGCAACACTGCAAGTGTTGTAATTATACACACCGTGTTGGATTAAAAACAGGCGACACACGCTCTGGTTAAAGGGTAAATACGTCTTACTAGCCTAAACTGAATCCCCTTTGCCCTTGCATGGTAACATCATAGTATTATTGTGAACTGACGTCTCAAGCACAGGCAATATTTCAGGGGGTGAAATCTGCCATGCTGAAAATAACacggaaataaacaaccatattGTCATGCTCAAAGTTCATGGGTGAATAGCTCTGGTGTTGTAATGCACATAATGTGCCTGCCTCAACATGACTCAGAAGGGAACAGTGACTACGCAAACAGTTAACGATACAAGGAAACAAGTTGATGCAATCTTGGAATTCACCCGGCTTGAAACAATACGACAACCCCTCAGCAAATCTACTATGAATGACTGTTGGTAATCTGGCATGAGAAAGAAGATAAAATGATTTAAGAGTAAGAAGTGCAAGAAACGTTTATTGTTAGATTTGCTCTGAGGACATTGAAACCAACTGAAAAAAAGGATTTTGATATACCAATGCAATAAAGTGCAAGATCTGTTAGCTAGTACTGTACATTAGTTTCGTTGGCTTCTGAGATGTGCTCTTAAATATGAAAAGCCCTTGTTTTCAAACTGCACAACTGTAGCTGGAATACTAATCTGAGCAATGAAGTCGAAAGGTATTAGCTAGCTAAACTTACAAATGTCGACAGAAATAAGAGATTTGATTCAATAGAGCAGATCTGAGGATATGAGCATTGATGGCTGACTGTAATAACTTAAATACATGCTGTGCATTAAGAAAATGGAACCAGCCTTAGTCTACATTTGTAGGTTGCCTCAGAACCACTGGGTTCAAAAGGTCCCCTTACATTTAATctggagggggggtgggtgggggtggagtctaGACCTTTGAACACATGATTACTCAAGAAACCTCAATTACTTCCCTGGCGCAGGTTTACTTACTAATTTGCATTTTAAGGAAGCTTGAAGATGATGACTAAAAACAGGCAGTTACAAAACAGTGACACAGTCCGGTAACACAGAACAGTCGCAATATCATAGGCTGTGCATAGGATAAATAAAGCACTTATGGTATTTGCAAACATCAACCACATCATAAAGCTTTGTTATGCTTGAAGGGAGTAAGGAGTGCATACCACTCAACAAAAATAACACAATGAGGGCATAACCATGAACCTGGAGGAATAGCAGTATGACCAAATACCAGCAAGGAGGTGAGGATCAGACTGGACGTTCCCCACCACCTCCGTATAAATAGAGAAATACAAAGCAGAGGGATCAGGCAGAAATGGAAATATGTTAATAAACAGCGAGAAAtaagcatgggggggggggtgttcaaaATTATTAGGCATGCCCACAGAATAGAAACCATCCATTATCAACCTCGGTCTAGATATATTCTGTACAAACAGCATATGTGGAGAAAGGAGGTACTTAAAATGGGCTCCAGGCTCCAAGATGCTTTTCACCAACTCTACAGCCTCCCAGTCATTATCTGTGTAGCAGCACAAAGGCCTCCAGCTTCTCTGGGATATTTCCCCTATATGTGAGATTGTATTTAATGATTGCCCGGGCAGCCAAACACTGTAGTGTGGTGTGATTTATAGGCTGAATAAGGTTCTTGGCCATTTCCTTCTCATCCAGCAAATCACACGCAGTCTGTTTGAAGGAGTTGGTGCTGTCGAAGTGAGTGCCGCACGCGATCAGCAGGTTCATGATGTCGGGGTGGTTGTTGGTGGCCGCCACATGCAGAGCGCTGTTGTTATCCTCGTCGCGGCAGTTCACGTCCGCGCCGCACTCCAAAAGAATGGACGTCACTTGGAACGAGGGAAACTTGCAAACGGGGTAGCGACCCACGCACGTGGTGTTCCTGTCCACGGCCAAGTGCAGAGGGCTGTACCCGTTCTTACCGCACGGCTGCAGCTTGAGGAACTTGTAGATGGTCTCCTTCTTGAAGTGGTCCTGCTCCACGGTGCACGGGACCTTCTCCAGCAGGCAGATGAGGTGGAGGATGATGGAGAGAGCCTTGCTGAGCTGGGCGGGGTCCGGCCCTGGGTGTGGCTGCTTCACCGCTCTCTCGATCTCCAGCACACTTTTGCTGAGGATGCCCATGAGGTCGCCAAAGGAGACGGAGGTCCCCAAAAGGCCTTTGGCTCGGTCTTGCAGCATGAAGGAGAAAAGCTCAGCAAAGGACAGCAGGCTGCTGGCCGTCATGGGACTAAGAGGCTCCAGATTATTTTGCTGCATGTCCAGTGCGTACTTCCACAGATTGATGCATCTCTCAAAATTTCCCGAATCTGCATAAACGGCTCCTCGGTAGCGAATGTAGTATGACGTATCTGGGTGCGACGGGCCAAGTATACGTTCTCTGATGAGCAGCGCCTGCATTCTCATTTCGTCTGGGTCTGAAATCAAACTGTCCAGTTCTTCAACGCTACTAACCTCCTTGGCGTAATCATATGCCATAATAAGTTCCTTAGGTTCGTCTTTCAAAAGTATATTGCTGCTCTCACAGTATCGCATCTCCATGGCTCTTTTCCAGTATTTTAGGGCTCCCAAAAGATCTCTCTTTTTGTCAACAAACGTAGCACCCAGCAATTCCAAAGCATTAATGCGTTCCATTTTGATTGTCTGGGGGTGCTGTGTAAGGAAATCTACTATGTTTGTGTGCCCAGTGACGCTGGCTGAGAGCAGCGGAGTCATTCCATAACCGTCCTTCTCCATTGTGGCGCCATACTTAAGAAGCATTCTCATTATCTCCAAACTTCCAGACTCAGCACAATCATGCAACGCTGTGTTACCTACAGAACAAAGAGACAGGCTACTGGTAAAATGACACACCGCAGTACAGTCAGAattcagtggtagagcattacGTAACAGGTTAAACTGTTCAATCAACTTCAACAGACAGAGCCATGACAGGAAAAACAACATTCTATAAAGTGCTTAAAATAATAATGTCTTAATGTCATTAGCAAAGCAGGTACGTAGTATGGTTCTCTTACCTTTGACACTTTTTCTATTTACATCTGCACCTTTCTCCAGTAGATACTGAGCAATTTCCTTGTGGCCCTTATAACAAGATATCATGAGGCATGTGTGCCCATGCCGATTGGCCACTTCCAAGTCTGCTTTGTGCTCCACCAAATACTTAACAATGTCGAGATGGCCATCAAAGCAAGCAGCCCTTAAAGGCGTAGAGTTGGTAAGGGTTGTATTGTTTACAGATGCACCATGTCCCAGCAAAGACTGCACTATTTTCAAATGCCCGGCAGCTGACGCAGCCCATAACGGTGGGGCTCCTTCAATAGTTTCACCGTCAAAATTAACAGAACCTCCGATTTCAACCGGTGCACAGCAGCACTCCAGGAGGTATTCAACCAACTCAAGATGCCCATATCGTGCAGCCATCAATAGTGGCGTAGCTCCACTTGTTTTTTCCGACATCAGTTTTATAATATCGTGGTCAGTTTTATTCTCCAAAAGTTTTTGAAGCAACTTGAGCTTGCCGTCCCTGGCAGCGTTGAACACTGCAGTTTTTAAATCCATTGCATCTGCTCGCTTGTCTCCTTCCTAAATGAACACAAGAAAGAACCCAGTGAGGCCACATACACTTGACTTCTGGTGTATCTGGAAGAGAGCCAACATGTCGGGAACATGTCGTGAATTCATCACACAATGTCTGTCGTGGGCAATCACGACGCGTCTAAGCGACAGAGTACAAGTGAACCCTACTGTCGGGGCTCGGAGGCTGCCTTGCCAACACTGTTAAGTAGGTGgtaaacaaatgaaaaaaatctagACTAGACTGTATAGTAATATCCGAAACATTAACCAAAttagttagctaactaacctaactATAGTTAATAAAGTCGGCTAACATTAACTAGCTAGGTCTAATAGCCAACGTAGCTAGGTGTGTATATAGGAGCCCAATAGCCACCCACAGCTAACCTATAACGTTCACACAGCTTTAACGGCACATTTCCTTCATGATATATGATTATATGAACATAACAGTGGAAATATTTTCCCCTCAAACCACACATAACGTTGATATATGTCCTAAGTGTTGACCGAGAGTGGCCCGACTTCTACCTTGTCGTCGCGGGGTCTTCGGCGTCGCTCGTAGATGGCTGAACCCACTCCGCTCCTCACTTGACCCGCATAATCACGGCGGCGTGAAGACGGCGAGAACCGGCGGTCGGGGAGCTTTTGCTCATAACGTCGCCGAATAACGCGGTCGGCTAGCTGTCGAGATATGGCGAGCCGAACCGAGGTGAAGGGAAGCCCTTGTGCTGGAATGCGACCGCGGTCTCCCACCCCCGCTCGTCTCGCTTCCTGTTGCTAATCTTGGTCGGCGAGCTCGAGCGGCCCGCGCTAGCTTAAGCTAACCCGACAGCCAAGGCTCTTGCGACGGTAACAGCCGTCCCGTTTCGCCACCATGGGGTCTTCTCGTGAGAAACTGACCGGAAATTTCGCGAGTTTTCACAACGACTGTTCCGTTTGTTTATGTTATCTTAACGCGAAACTTGTAATTATCTTCCGCGACGAATAAGGAAGTGTAGGGTGCCATCTGTGCTCGCCTGTCGGCAGCTTCTCGGTTAAAGAGGTATTTGTCCCGCCCCGTTTAATGACACGAGATCTGTCCAATCAGCTGAGCCCATTTTGATGCGACGTCTGCGTAAACGTAAACAATGATTTTTCAGTAGTCACGACGACTACTTTAAGAAATGAGAATGTACACGCATATTAAAATGGCACCAAAAACAATAACAACGAAAGTAATAATGATGAAATATAACAGGGGAGTAGTAAATATCTTAAATTAGTTTATTAACCCTACTTATCCTTAGATTACGTAAAACGCATTCTTACGTCTCATGTACATTAGCGCGTAGATTTTCTGCAACGAGCCAATGAACTATTGACTAGCGCTGCGCTTCCACTCCTAAATTTGATATTGCCCTCCAGTGGTCAAACATTTTAATATCTAGACCATTTCCGAAGCACAAGCATTTAAATCAGACCAGACAGTCAGAACGAGGTGGAGCTTAGATTTATTCATTCTCTACACCCAGAAATCACTGTTCACCAAGGGGCTGTTGATATGAAGATGCATACAAGGTACATTCGTTTACAGACTTAAATTCCAAACAAAGTCAGTGTACAATTTGATTATCATAAATAAAACAGTTGTGAATTACATTGTCAAGAAAAAGAAACTGTTAAGGACCCAAGATGAGCAACTGTGAATGTACATTACATAAACTACCATCAGCTTCTAATATATGTTCCCTACTTCCCCCACACTTAACATAACTGGGTTACTGCTAGAAAACTACACAGGCCTATACCTTTTGTGCTGTTAGTTTAAACAAGGCTCCTCAACAATAACTTTATACCAGTTACTAAGTTATTTGATGTGTACTCCCCACCCCCACTAGACATTTTGAATTAATCAAACCAACTGGTGCTTTGGTTTTCTTTGCTAAGCAAACAAAGATGGGCCAAAGCAGAGTTAAAAAGAAAAAGGGTGACTACACCTGCCatacccccacccaccacccctacacccgaACACAGCTGTGGACTGGACAGACTCTACTCTACTGTGGCTCTGGGCAAACTTTTGTAtatgatgttttgtttttttttgtaactTTAAAATTTTGATTCCTTGCATGAAAACCATCTTCCTTACCTCATCAAAACATTGCTTCATATAATGCACCGCTTTGGcaatttaaatacatttctgGCTGTGGTTTGCAAAATGAGTGATATTTCAAAATGTTTGGTTGCGAGTTTGCAATTTATTTACTGACACTCAGGGGGAAACATCTTAAACTGCTTCTGATGTCACATTGGTTCTTGTTACACAGAGGCCCCGAATTTTTAACAAATGGTGTTCAGCACTTGTAACCTGAACTGGAATTACCCTGTGCTCCAGGTATCTCTGAGCCTCATCTGTGAGGGCTGTCACCCATGCATCATCAAGCATCAAGTTCTGTTCAATAAAAGACCAGAGCAGCACTCTAGCCTGCAGGAGGATGGTTAACCCTGGAACATGTTTGAAGACACTGGCTCAATTTTGCGGTCAGTTGGCAAAGCAAGGTACCCTCCTATCAAATTAATAGTATGTGATTGTGTAATCATTGAGTTTTAGCTCAATAGCGAATCTTTAATCTTACGATTCAGGAAACATTTGACCCCAGTAAGTAATTTTAAAGAAATAGAATCTCTGACCATCTTCAGATTATAGTTTAATGTAATACATgtaaaatcaaactaaaatttGCTTCCAGTCTGTTTCCTACATTTTGAAAGCCCTCAGTTTTAATTAAATACATTACAAAAATTCAGCAATAGGGGGAAAACACATTTCTTTGTGCCTCTCATTGAACAGTGGAACACAAGAGCACCAGCAATGTTCTtccaaaaaatgtttttaaaaattaacgtgtgtgtgtgtatatatatatatataaggaaaCACATTGTCAAAGACATAGCAAAATGCATTTAAGTGAAATGTGAATTTGAGTACGGTTGTACTGTTTCCTGAACAAActggtttttattttattatttcataTCTAATACTTGGAAACAACAATGAGCACAATGCGAATCACAGGAGcagtttttaaatctagatgCATCGTttttgtgttgagtgtgtgagatgtAGGTATCCAATTACATAGTCAAGACAACACATGTATACATGTTGTCTTAAAGTAAAAATTAAACACGCACCCACATAATAAATTAAGATGTTTACTTCATAACAATGAAAATATCACTTGTAGGATATGAATCCCAAATCCATACATAAGTCTAAAAGATGTATGGCCAAACAATAACAATTTAAATAATCAGATTGCGCATGGAGTCTTAAAAATGAAGAATGAACCATGAAGCATCACTGCTTTTAGTcccttgtgcatgtgtgtatgtgtacgcaCATGTGCGCATGTGTACGAGAGACAAAAATCGGAGAGGACCATGGGATGTTAGGATCCCACACGGGTTGTGGTGGTTTTCTTGTCTGAAAAGAAGCTCCTTAGCAGCACGACTTGACTGATACTGACCACCAACAGGATGAACGCCTCGCCAATGGACCAGAATGCTACTCTGGTGTTGAGATCCTCAGCTCTGCTGCGACCCTGGGCCTCCCTCAGACGGAAGTGTGTCTGGTAGTCGATGACAGACTTCAGAGCTTCGTGGATGGAGACGCATGCCGATTCCATCTGAGACAAagagggcaaaaaaaaaaaccaatcaGCAATCTACAGACAAAAGAGTCGACCTTCAGTTTATTAATTAAACTGGTACGATTGGTGCATACACCATTTCAGCATATACGTTTGTGCACACCTGAGTTAGTGCGGTCACTCTGTTTTCATTGGGGAAGAGCGGAGGGTCTTCACCCACTTGAAAGTCAAAGTACACAGTTTTGTGGGTAAACGTGGAGAATTCGTTGCTGAAACAGAACTTGTAGGTCCCGTTTTTGGCAGCTGTGAACGTGAAGCTGTCGTactgcttcttcatctctttGTAGAGAACAGTACCGTCTGGATCCTCCAGACGACAGTCAACGTCATAATGGCCCCCGGTCACTACCTGCATAGGGCAAAAGTATTTACACATTTTtctaaatattattttaatataataAGACTGTAAGATGAACTTGGTCATTCTTGGGACTGGCCAGATGGCAGATTACATCTATAGAATTTGAACGTTTTACACAAATTTAGCAGACCTTTGGTACATTCCTTGCATTATTGTACTTATATATGAACTGTTCGTTGGCTTATATTCTTCAGGCTGATGTAAATTCTGTATTTgatcagacaaaaaaaaaaaaaacacatatatacacttTACTTACCTGGAACTCAAGTGTGCATTTCGTCTCCATTGTAATGTCCTCATAGAAACACTGTTTGGCATTATCTGGCAGCTCGAACGTGAGTTCCGAGCCCCAAACCCACCCCCACAGCAGGTGCACACACAACACCTGCACCCACACCCTCATATCAGGCCCACGACGATAGCCCAACATCATGGCTAACTGCAAAGTGATGGATGACAAATGGATAGGCCTAAAAAACAgataaatacaataataaaacacAGCATTGGCCACATGCTTACAAGCGAAGAAAACAAGCTCACGTTTTATCTCTCTGTATGGCGCGTTGGTGCTAAACCAGTAAGTAAGGCAGCGAGTTTGCAGTTAGCTTACTGTTAAATCTAGCAAACGAACCCACTGGCTAGGCTAATGCAGAGTTGACGTCGGTTATAAGAGACGCTTAGATGTGATATAGGTGTGTCAGTTACCTCTTGAATGGAAGTACGTGAGCTAATATCGCAGAATTAAAGACTGTACGTCCGATAATGAAATGTAGCAATAGAAATTGTAAGAACTTCATCAATGAAGCGTCACTTACCTCAAATCTCCTACCCGGATGAAGGAAGTGCACTAGTGACGGTGACATAACACGTACGCACGTACATAGCAACGTCATCACGTAATGGGTAGAGCCAGTAAGGGAACGATTCTAATTTTAACTCTTTCAGCGCG encodes:
- the fem1c gene encoding protein fem-1 homolog C, producing MDLKTAVFNAARDGKLKLLQKLLENKTDHDIIKLMSEKTSGATPLLMAARYGHLELVEYLLECCCAPVEIGGSVNFDGETIEGAPPLWAASAAGHLKIVQSLLGHGASVNNTTLTNSTPLRAACFDGHLDIVKYLVEHKADLEVANRHGHTCLMISCYKGHKEIAQYLLEKGADVNRKSVKGNTALHDCAESGSLEIMRMLLKYGATMEKDGYGMTPLLSASVTGHTNIVDFLTQHPQTIKMERINALELLGATFVDKKRDLLGALKYWKRAMEMRYCESSNILLKDEPKELIMAYDYAKEVSSVEELDSLISDPDEMRMQALLIRERILGPSHPDTSYYIRYRGAVYADSGNFERCINLWKYALDMQQNNLEPLSPMTASSLLSFAELFSFMLQDRAKGLLGTSVSFGDLMGILSKSVLEIERAVKQPHPGPDPAQLSKALSIILHLICLLEKVPCTVEQDHFKKETIYKFLKLQPCGKNGYSPLHLAVDRNTTCVGRYPVCKFPSFQVTSILLECGADVNCRDEDNNSALHVAATNNHPDIMNLLIACGTHFDSTNSFKQTACDLLDEKEMAKNLIQPINHTTLQCLAARAIIKYNLTYRGNIPEKLEAFVLLHR
- the tmed7 gene encoding transmembrane emp24 domain-containing protein 7 isoform X1, producing the protein MKFLQFLLLHFIIGRTVFNSAILAHVLPFKRPIHLSSITLQLAMMLGYRRGPDMRVWVQVLCVHLLWGWVWGSELTFELPDNAKQCFYEDITMETKCTLEFQVVTGGHYDVDCRLEDPDGTVLYKEMKKQYDSFTFTAAKNGTYKFCFSNEFSTFTHKTVYFDFQVGEDPPLFPNENRVTALTQMESACVSIHEALKSVIDYQTHFRLREAQGRSRAEDLNTRVAFWSIGEAFILLVVSISQVVLLRSFFSDKKTTTTRVGS
- the tmed7 gene encoding transmembrane emp24 domain-containing protein 7 isoform X2, translated to MMLGYRRGPDMRVWVQVLCVHLLWGWVWGSELTFELPDNAKQCFYEDITMETKCTLEFQVVTGGHYDVDCRLEDPDGTVLYKEMKKQYDSFTFTAAKNGTYKFCFSNEFSTFTHKTVYFDFQVGEDPPLFPNENRVTALTQMESACVSIHEALKSVIDYQTHFRLREAQGRSRAEDLNTRVAFWSIGEAFILLVVSISQVVLLRSFFSDKKTTTTRVGS